One stretch of Campylobacter sp. CNRCH_2014_0184h DNA includes these proteins:
- the serC gene encoding phosphoserine transaminase, with protein sequence MRVMNFSAGPSNLPDEVLKEAQEHLFDYHGKGFSIMEVSHRGKVFEEVHFEAIKMAKELYDVNDDYEVLLMQGGASLQFAMIPMNLYMGGVCEFANTGVWTKKAIKEAEILGVNTKIVASSQESEFDHIPQFEFSDNADYAYICSNNTIYGTQYKNYPKTKSPLIIDASSDFFSKKIDFSNVAMLFGGVQKNAGISGLACAFIRKDMVERSKNKNIPSMLKYSVYAENNSLFNTPATFAIYMFNLEMKWLLNQGGLDKINEQNIQKAKILYDVIDESNGFYKGHAKKEDRSLMNVSFNIACDKNLEPVFVKEAEENGMIGLKGHKILGGIRASIYNSISIEKVQKLSEFMKDFAKKYA encoded by the coding sequence ATGAGAGTAATGAATTTTAGTGCAGGTCCTTCAAATCTGCCTGATGAGGTTTTAAAAGAAGCACAGGAGCATTTGTTTGATTATCATGGTAAAGGCTTTTCTATTATGGAAGTTTCTCATCGTGGAAAGGTTTTTGAAGAAGTGCATTTTGAAGCTATTAAAATGGCAAAAGAACTTTATGATGTAAATGATGATTATGAAGTGCTTTTAATGCAAGGTGGAGCTAGTTTGCAATTTGCTATGATACCTATGAATTTATATATGGGTGGAGTTTGTGAATTTGCTAATACGGGAGTTTGGACTAAAAAGGCTATTAAAGAGGCTGAAATTTTAGGAGTAAATACAAAAATAGTAGCAAGTAGCCAAGAAAGTGAGTTTGATCATATCCCACAATTTGAATTTAGTGATAATGCAGATTATGCTTATATATGCTCTAACAATACCATTTATGGAACCCAATATAAAAACTATCCAAAGACTAAAAGTCCTTTGATAATTGATGCTTCTAGTGATTTTTTCTCTAAAAAGATAGATTTTTCTAATGTTGCTATGCTTTTTGGTGGAGTGCAAAAAAATGCAGGAATTTCAGGACTTGCTTGTGCATTTATCCGCAAAGATATGGTAGAGCGTAGTAAAAACAAAAATATACCTAGTATGTTAAAATATAGCGTTTATGCTGAAAATAATTCTTTATTTAATACACCTGCAACCTTTGCTATATATATGTTTAATCTTGAAATGAAATGGCTTTTAAATCAAGGTGGCTTAGATAAAATCAATGAGCAAAACATACAAAAGGCTAAAATTTTATACGATGTGATTGATGAGAGTAATGGTTTTTATAAAGGTCATGCCAAAAAAGAGGATAGATCATTAATGAATGTTAGTTTTAATATAGCTTGTGATAAAAACTTAGAGCCAGTTTTTGTAAAAGAAGCTGAAGAAAATGGTATGATAGGTCTTAAGGGGCATAAAATTTTAGGTGGAATTCGCGCTAGTATTTATAATTCTATCAGCATTGAAAAGGTTCAAAAGTTAAGTGAATTTATGAAAGATTTTGCTAAAAAATATGCTTGA
- the perR gene encoding peroxide-responsive transcriptional repressor PerR translates to MELIQMLKNCDLKATPQRLCILKILKRHEHPNIESLYESIKEEYPSISLATVYKNLNTLKEQGLVVEINTPNQKTCYDIYEYPHIHVICSKCNHIEDVRYEDSGINKYQEDLEKKIGNIIDYLGVFAYVNGCKFCK, encoded by the coding sequence ATGGAACTTATTCAAATGCTTAAAAACTGTGATTTAAAAGCTACTCCACAAAGACTTTGTATTTTAAAAATTTTAAAACGCCACGAGCATCCTAATATAGAATCTTTGTATGAAAGTATTAAAGAAGAATATCCTTCTATCTCATTAGCTACGGTATATAAAAATTTAAATACCTTAAAAGAACAAGGTTTGGTAGTAGAAATTAATACTCCAAATCAAAAAACTTGTTATGATATTTATGAATATCCACATATTCATGTAATTTGCAGTAAATGCAATCACATAGAAGATGTGCGCTATGAAGATAGCGGGATTAATAAATACCAAGAAGATCTTGAGAAAAAGATTGGTAATATTATTGACTATCTTGGCGTGTTTGCTTATGTGAATGGTTGTAAATTTTGCAAGTAA
- the trpB gene encoding tryptophan synthase subunit beta has translation MKKYYGKFGGQFVPNEVKIALDEVEKAFLKLKKDKDFNTELKELLANYVGRPTPLYHAKNLSKLYNHEIYLKREDLTHTGAHKINNAIAQALMAKKMNKKKIIAETGAGQHGLATATAAALLGLECEIFMGAIDVKRQALNVYKMELLGAKVHAVESGSKTLSDAVDEALNFWVKNTKEVFYVVGSAVGPYPYPQIVTHFQSIIGKECKMQLRKLNKKVDYIIAAAGGGSNAAGIFHAFLKDEKVKLIGVEAAGLGKDTPYHAATLTKGKEGIIHGMKTKVLQDDKGNIAHTFSISAGLDYPGIGPLHAYLQESKRASYYAISDDECINALKLLCKEEGIIPAIESSHALAYLEKLCPTLKKKSVIVVNLSGRGDKDMQSIYEYKKGEIYG, from the coding sequence ATGAAAAAATATTATGGAAAATTTGGTGGGCAATTTGTGCCAAATGAAGTAAAAATAGCATTAGATGAAGTAGAAAAAGCTTTTTTAAAACTCAAAAAAGATAAAGATTTTAACACAGAATTAAAAGAACTCTTAGCTAATTATGTGGGAAGACCTACGCCTTTATACCATGCTAAAAATTTAAGCAAGCTTTATAATCATGAAATTTATTTAAAAAGAGAAGACTTAACTCACACAGGAGCTCATAAGATCAACAATGCCATAGCTCAAGCCTTAATGGCAAAGAAAATGAATAAGAAAAAAATTATTGCTGAAACTGGAGCAGGACAACACGGGCTTGCAACTGCTACTGCAGCAGCACTTTTGGGACTTGAATGTGAGATATTTATGGGGGCTATTGATGTAAAAAGACAAGCCTTAAATGTCTATAAAATGGAGCTTTTAGGAGCAAAAGTTCATGCGGTAGAAAGTGGAAGTAAAACTTTAAGCGATGCAGTAGATGAGGCTTTAAATTTTTGGGTTAAAAATACTAAAGAAGTATTTTATGTAGTAGGAAGTGCAGTGGGGCCTTATCCTTATCCGCAAATTGTTACGCATTTTCAAAGTATTATAGGTAAAGAATGCAAAATGCAACTTAGAAAATTAAATAAAAAAGTAGATTACATCATAGCAGCAGCTGGAGGTGGTAGCAATGCTGCTGGAATTTTTCATGCATTTTTAAAAGATGAAAAAGTTAAGCTTATAGGCGTTGAAGCAGCAGGTTTAGGAAAAGATACACCTTATCATGCAGCTACACTTACTAAAGGTAAAGAGGGTATTATCCATGGTATGAAAACTAAGGTTTTACAAGATGATAAAGGAAACATTGCTCATACTTTTAGCATCTCTGCTGGGCTTGATTACCCTGGCATAGGTCCTTTGCACGCATATTTACAAGAAAGTAAAAGAGCAAGTTATTATGCTATTAGCGATGATGAGTGTATTAATGCTTTAAAATTATTATGTAAAGAAGAAGGTATTATACCCGCTATTGAAAGCTCACATGCATTAGCTTATCTAGAAAAACTTTGCCCTACTTTAAAGAAAAAAAGCGTGATAGTTGTAAATCTTTCAGGAAGAGGCGATAAAGATATGCAAAGTATTTATGAGTATAAAAAAGGTGAAATTTATGGTTGA
- the dxs gene encoding 1-deoxy-D-xylulose-5-phosphate synthase — translation MIDLNNLNIKNMQIKELENLANNLREVIIDTVSKNGGHLSSNLGVVELSIGMHYVFDVKKDPFIFDVSHQSYPHKLLSGKINNFQTLRQFNGLSGYTKPDEGDYFVAGHSSTSISLAVGACKAIRLKDEDRLPVVLIGDGALSAGMAYEALNELGDREYPCVIILNDNEMSISRPIGAISKYLSQAMATQFYQKFKKRIENLLEYFPQGASYMAKRFEEGLRLITPGLLFEELGLEYIGPIDGHNLNEVINALNQAKAMKKPCVVHAQTIKGKGYALAEGKNAKWHGVGAFDRSSGESLKANISKKSATEIFSNTLLNLAQKYENIVGVTAAMPSGTGLDKLIEKYPERFWDVAIAEQHAVTSMAAMAKEGFKPFIAIYSTFMQRAYDQVIHDCAIMNLNVVIAMDRAGIVGEDGETHQGVFDISFLSAIPNITLAAPRDEAMMENIMEYAYFHQGVFAFRYPRGNFLLNDDFNPCEIKLAKAQILSKVQSDKVFLGFGQGVAKAKLALDKLGLDYASLIDLIFAKPLDEELLKELAKDTKTWFVFSDSAKIGGVGSLIANFLQKENLYHIKLVSFEFEDQFIAHGKTSEVEKFLELDIDSLCQKIKIY, via the coding sequence ATGATAGACTTAAATAACTTAAATATTAAAAATATGCAAATTAAAGAGCTAGAAAATTTAGCTAACAATTTGCGTGAAGTTATTATAGACACAGTGAGTAAAAATGGTGGACATTTAAGTTCAAATTTAGGTGTAGTTGAGCTTAGTATAGGAATGCATTATGTTTTTGATGTAAAAAAAGATCCTTTTATTTTTGATGTTTCACACCAATCTTATCCACACAAGCTTTTAAGTGGTAAAATAAATAATTTTCAAACTCTAAGGCAATTTAATGGTTTAAGTGGTTATACAAAGCCTGATGAGGGAGATTATTTTGTAGCAGGACATTCAAGCACTTCTATATCTTTAGCAGTTGGAGCTTGCAAGGCTATAAGATTAAAAGATGAAGATCGTTTGCCTGTTGTATTAATAGGCGATGGAGCGCTAAGTGCGGGTATGGCTTATGAAGCTTTAAATGAACTTGGTGATAGAGAATACCCTTGTGTGATCATTTTAAATGATAATGAAATGAGTATATCAAGGCCAATTGGAGCTATTTCAAAATACCTTTCTCAGGCAATGGCAACGCAGTTTTATCAAAAATTTAAAAAACGCATAGAAAATCTTTTAGAATACTTTCCTCAAGGCGCTTCTTATATGGCAAAGCGTTTTGAAGAGGGCTTAAGACTTATCACACCTGGACTTTTATTTGAAGAATTAGGGCTTGAGTATATTGGTCCCATTGATGGACATAATTTAAATGAGGTTATTAATGCGCTCAATCAAGCAAAAGCTATGAAAAAACCTTGCGTTGTGCATGCGCAAACTATCAAAGGCAAGGGTTATGCATTAGCCGAGGGAAAAAATGCTAAATGGCATGGAGTAGGTGCTTTTGATAGAAGTAGCGGGGAGAGTTTAAAGGCAAATATAAGTAAAAAAAGCGCCACAGAAATTTTTTCAAATACCCTACTGAATTTAGCTCAAAAATATGAAAATATAGTGGGTGTAACTGCTGCTATGCCAAGTGGTACTGGACTTGATAAATTAATAGAGAAATACCCTGAACGTTTTTGGGATGTCGCAATTGCAGAACAACATGCAGTTACTTCTATGGCGGCTATGGCAAAAGAAGGTTTTAAACCTTTTATAGCAATTTATAGTACTTTTATGCAAAGAGCTTATGATCAAGTAATTCATGATTGTGCTATTATGAATTTAAATGTAGTTATAGCTATGGATAGAGCAGGAATTGTAGGAGAAGATGGAGAAACTCATCAGGGTGTTTTTGATATTAGCTTTTTAAGTGCTATACCAAATATTACTCTAGCAGCTCCAAGAGATGAGGCTATGATGGAAAATATTATGGAATATGCATATTTTCATCAAGGCGTTTTTGCTTTTCGCTATCCTAGGGGTAATTTTTTATTAAATGATGATTTTAATCCATGTGAGATAAAACTTGCTAAAGCTCAAATTTTATCTAAAGTACAAAGCGATAAAGTATTTTTAGGTTTTGGTCAAGGTGTGGCTAAGGCAAAATTAGCTTTAGATAAACTTGGACTAGATTATGCGAGCTTAATAGATTTGATTTTTGCAAAGCCTTTAGATGAAGAGCTTTTAAAAGAGTTGGCAAAAGATACAAAAACTTGGTTTGTTTTTTCAGATAGTGCTAAAATAGGTGGAGTGGGAAGTTTGATTGCAAATTTTTTACAAAAAGAAAATCTTTATCATATAAAACTAGTAAGTTTTGAATTTGAAGATCAATTTATAGCCCATGGCAAAACAAGTGAAGTGGAAAAATTTTTAGAACTTGATATTGATTCATTGTGTCAAAAAATTAAAATTTATTAA
- the uvrA gene encoding excinuclease ABC subunit UvrA, producing MNNDKINIIGAKENNLKNINLEIPKNKLIVFTGLSGSGKSTLAFGTLYAEGQRRYIESLSAYARQFLDKVGKPNVDKIEGLTPAIAIDQKTTSKNPRSTVGTITEIYDYLRLLYARIGSQHCHQCGQKISSMSAADIVGEILKLPKGAKIIIYAPLIKEKKGTFADLLENLVAKGYVRAQIDGVLTRLDEDIELAKTKKHTIKLVIDRLQVQDDMLARLASDIEKGLSESFGEVEIEVLNNEELNIAKHFHYSEHNACFDCKISFPLLEPLSFSFNSPKGACPSCDGLGIRYTLDMKKLINEELSLEAGAIKLLYGFNKSYYYKFLMAFCEQNDIRIKIPYNELSEEEKRLVLYGNAKEINFLWKRHRLSRKFEGAVKYAYEMLKDEKDLSEYMSEKTCKDCNGHRLRAESLAVKVAEKNLGEILDMSIENTTAFFSKEANFAYLSEQERLIAKPIFKEINERLFFLYDVGLGYLSLGRDARTISGGEAQRIRIASQIGSGLSGVMYVLDEPSIGLHERDTAKLIKTLRNLQQKGNTLIVVEHDKMTIEEADFIVDIGPNAGKFGGEVVFSGTYKELLKSKSQTALYMSGKKQIAHQKNREQKDFISLKDVSINNIQNLSVDFPLRNLVAITGVSGSGKSSLILQTLLPFAKEELNRAKKVKKLSGAKIEGLEKLDKVIYLDQSPIGRTPRSNPATYTGAMDEIRNLFAATKEAKMRGYKAGRFSFNVKGGRCEKCSGDGEIKIEMHFLPDVMVTCDVCNGKRYNDATLEIKYKGKSIADVLNMSIIEASEFFTSVPKIKQKLDTLVKVGLDYLTLGQNATTLSGGEAQRIKLAKELSRSDTGKTLYILDEPTTGLHFEDVNKLILVLQHLVDLGNSVFVIEHNLDVIKNADYIIDMGPEGGVKGGKVIAKGSVEELAKNHEKSGSYTGYYLNLELKNTKK from the coding sequence ATGAATAATGACAAAATAAATATCATTGGTGCTAAAGAGAATAACCTTAAAAATATCAACCTAGAAATTCCTAAAAATAAACTCATAGTTTTTACAGGACTTAGTGGAAGTGGTAAATCCACTTTAGCTTTTGGTACGCTTTATGCAGAAGGACAACGTCGCTATATTGAAAGTTTAAGTGCTTATGCAAGGCAGTTTTTAGATAAAGTGGGTAAACCAAATGTTGATAAAATAGAAGGTTTAACTCCTGCTATTGCTATTGATCAAAAAACAACTTCTAAAAATCCTCGATCAACCGTTGGAACTATTACTGAAATTTATGATTATCTAAGACTTTTATACGCAAGGATTGGCTCGCAACATTGTCATCAATGTGGTCAAAAAATTTCATCTATGAGTGCAGCAGATATCGTAGGTGAAATCTTAAAGCTTCCAAAAGGGGCAAAAATCATCATTTATGCGCCGTTGATTAAAGAAAAAAAGGGAACTTTTGCAGATCTTTTGGAAAATTTAGTCGCAAAAGGCTATGTTAGAGCACAAATTGATGGGGTTTTAACGCGTCTTGATGAGGATATTGAGCTTGCTAAAACCAAAAAACATACAATAAAACTTGTAATAGATAGACTCCAAGTGCAAGATGATATGCTAGCAAGACTTGCAAGCGATATAGAAAAAGGGCTTAGTGAGAGCTTTGGTGAAGTGGAAATTGAAGTTTTAAATAATGAAGAATTAAACATAGCAAAACATTTTCATTATAGTGAGCATAATGCTTGTTTTGATTGTAAAATTTCTTTTCCTTTGCTTGAGCCTTTGAGTTTTTCTTTTAATTCTCCAAAAGGTGCTTGTCCAAGTTGTGATGGTCTTGGTATAAGATATACGCTAGATATGAAAAAGCTTATCAATGAAGAATTAAGCTTAGAAGCAGGAGCTATAAAGCTTTTATATGGGTTTAATAAAAGTTATTATTATAAGTTTTTAATGGCCTTTTGTGAGCAAAATGATATCAGGATAAAAATTCCATATAATGAGTTAAGTGAAGAAGAAAAGCGTCTAGTGCTTTATGGTAATGCCAAGGAAATTAACTTTTTATGGAAAAGACATCGCTTAAGTCGTAAATTTGAAGGTGCGGTTAAATATGCCTATGAAATGCTAAAAGATGAAAAAGATTTAAGCGAGTATATGAGCGAAAAAACTTGCAAAGATTGCAATGGCCATCGTTTAAGAGCTGAGAGTTTAGCTGTAAAAGTAGCTGAGAAAAATTTGGGTGAAATTTTAGATATGAGCATAGAAAATACCACTGCATTTTTTTCAAAAGAAGCTAATTTTGCGTATTTAAGTGAGCAAGAAAGATTGATAGCTAAGCCTATTTTTAAAGAAATTAATGAAAGATTGTTTTTTCTTTATGATGTAGGACTTGGGTATTTATCTTTAGGGCGTGATGCAAGAACCATTAGCGGGGGTGAGGCTCAAAGAATTCGTATAGCATCTCAAATTGGTAGTGGTTTAAGTGGAGTGATGTATGTTTTAGACGAGCCTAGCATTGGTTTACATGAGCGAGATACGGCAAAACTCATTAAAACTTTAAGAAATCTTCAGCAAAAGGGTAATACTTTAATCGTGGTTGAGCATGATAAAATGACTATAGAAGAGGCAGATTTTATCGTAGATATTGGTCCAAATGCTGGTAAATTTGGTGGTGAGGTTGTATTTAGTGGAACTTATAAAGAATTATTAAAAAGCAAAAGCCAAACCGCCCTTTATATGAGCGGTAAAAAGCAAATTGCCCATCAAAAAAATAGAGAACAAAAAGATTTTATTAGTTTAAAAGATGTGAGTATTAATAATATTCAAAATCTAAGCGTAGATTTTCCACTACGCAATCTTGTAGCAATTACAGGCGTTTCAGGAAGTGGTAAAAGCTCATTGATTTTACAAACTTTGCTTCCATTTGCAAAAGAAGAGCTTAACCGTGCTAAAAAAGTTAAAAAACTAAGTGGGGCTAAAATAGAAGGTTTGGAAAAACTTGATAAGGTGATTTATCTTGATCAAAGTCCTATAGGAAGAACACCGCGTTCAAATCCTGCTACTTATACAGGCGCTATGGATGAAATTCGTAATCTTTTTGCAGCTACTAAAGAAGCTAAAATGCGAGGTTATAAAGCAGGGCGTTTTTCTTTTAATGTTAAAGGTGGAAGATGTGAAAAGTGCAGCGGCGATGGTGAAATTAAAATAGAAATGCACTTTTTACCTGATGTGATGGTAACTTGTGATGTTTGCAATGGTAAAAGATATAATGATGCAACTTTAGAGATTAAATATAAAGGTAAAAGCATAGCTGATGTTTTAAATATGAGTATTATTGAAGCAAGTGAGTTTTTTACTTCTGTGCCAAAGATAAAACAAAAGCTTGATACTTTGGTAAAAGTTGGGCTTGATTATCTTACCTTAGGACAAAATGCAACTACTTTAAGTGGTGGGGAGGCTCAGCGTATTAAGCTAGCTAAAGAATTAAGCAGAAGCGATACAGGAAAAACTCTTTATATTTTAGATGAGCCTACAACAGGACTTCATTTTGAAGATGTTAATAAACTTATTTTAGTTTTGCAACATTTAGTTGATCTTGGAAATAGTGTGTTTGTGATAGAGCATAATTTAGATGTTATTAAAAATGCTGATTATATCATCGATATGGGACCTGAAGGTGGAGTTAAAGGTGGTAAGGTTATAGCTAAAGGTAGCGTTGAAGAGCTTGCTAAAAATCATGAAAAAAGTGGTTCTTATACGGGGTATTATCTAAATTTAGAGCTAAAAAACACAAAAAAATAA
- the ubiE gene encoding bifunctional demethylmenaquinone methyltransferase/2-methoxy-6-polyprenyl-1,4-benzoquinol methylase UbiE translates to MQKQEKIVKMFDDIAPTYDKANRILSFGSDVSWRKKACLDVFKFSNNELDIIDVACGTGDMIIEWQNQALRANKNIISIKGVDPSAGMLEVARKKNPDATFVQAKAQELPLENESADIISISYGIRNVVDRKEAIKEFARVLKKDGILLVLEFTKREQGGFIAACRDFYLKNILPKVGGFISKNYSAYEYLPNSIEDFLSKEEFIKELSGHFEMLEYKSFSFGVCSMFIARKK, encoded by the coding sequence ATGCAAAAACAAGAAAAAATAGTTAAAATGTTTGATGATATAGCACCAACTTATGATAAGGCTAATAGAATTTTAAGTTTTGGAAGTGATGTGAGTTGGAGAAAAAAAGCTTGTTTGGATGTTTTTAAATTTTCTAATAATGAACTTGATATTATCGATGTAGCTTGTGGTACGGGCGATATGATTATAGAATGGCAAAATCAAGCCTTAAGAGCAAATAAAAATATCATTAGTATAAAAGGGGTTGATCCAAGTGCGGGCATGCTTGAAGTGGCTAGGAAAAAAAATCCTGATGCGACTTTTGTACAAGCAAAAGCACAAGAACTTCCACTCGAAAATGAAAGTGCAGACATCATAAGTATAAGTTATGGCATACGCAATGTGGTAGATAGGAAAGAAGCTATAAAAGAATTTGCAAGAGTGTTAAAAAAGGATGGGATTTTACTTGTACTTGAATTTACCAAAAGAGAGCAGGGTGGTTTTATAGCTGCTTGTAGAGATTTTTACTTAAAAAATATTTTGCCAAAAGTGGGTGGATTTATTAGTAAAAATTATAGTGCTTATGAGTATTTACCAAATTCTATAGAAGATTTTTTAAGCAAAGAAGAATTTATTAAAGAATTGAGTGGGCACTTTGAAATGTTAGAGTATAAAAGCTTTAGCTTTGGTGTTTGCTCTATGTTTATTGCAAGAAAAAAATGA
- the xseA gene encoding exodeoxyribonuclease VII large subunit: MKVSELNLKAKSLLEFHLDDIELSGEISKITIHSSGHWYFDLKDEKSSIACVMFKGFNQFVQTKPKVGDMLDLRGYVSLYEASGRYQFIAKSMQKTSLGDLEAKFLALKEKLEKEGLFDTNAKKSIVKFPKKIGIITSFTSAALQDMLKLISQKEYNLCKIIIFNALTQGQSAPNSLINALKKADEFNLDAIILARGGGSREDLFCFNDEELARCIFSLKTPVVSAIGHEIDYVISDFVADLRAPTPSAAIDMIFPNKLSLEQGLDELAMRFKNQMLNHLKFYQNKIDHLQNLAKAKSLENAFFLRKQKLGFLQSQLKSVLNLKLLNYENKLNNFEELLTQHKNFFDKSKNLINLQKDGKNISLEKLKKGDIIKLCSINESKEAQIL; this comes from the coding sequence ATGAAAGTTTCAGAACTTAATCTAAAAGCTAAAAGCTTATTAGAATTTCATCTTGATGATATAGAGCTTAGTGGAGAAATTTCTAAAATTACCATTCATAGTTCAGGACATTGGTATTTTGATTTAAAAGATGAAAAATCAAGCATAGCTTGCGTGATGTTTAAAGGCTTTAATCAATTTGTTCAAACTAAACCTAAGGTTGGCGATATGCTTGATCTTAGAGGTTATGTGAGTTTATATGAAGCAAGTGGTAGGTATCAATTTATCGCTAAAAGTATGCAAAAAACAAGCCTTGGGGATTTAGAAGCTAAATTTTTAGCCCTAAAAGAAAAGCTTGAAAAAGAAGGTTTGTTTGATACAAATGCTAAAAAAAGCATTGTTAAATTTCCTAAAAAAATAGGCATAATCACTTCTTTTACTTCAGCTGCTTTGCAAGATATGTTAAAGTTAATTTCACAAAAAGAATATAATCTTTGCAAAATAATTATTTTTAACGCCCTCACTCAAGGACAAAGCGCTCCAAATTCTTTGATAAATGCTTTAAAAAAAGCTGATGAGTTTAATTTAGATGCGATTATTTTAGCAAGAGGTGGCGGAAGCAGAGAAGATTTGTTTTGTTTTAATGATGAAGAACTTGCAAGATGTATTTTTTCTTTAAAAACGCCTGTTGTTTCTGCTATTGGACATGAGATTGATTATGTTATTAGTGATTTTGTAGCAGATTTAAGAGCACCAACTCCAAGTGCGGCTATTGATATGATTTTTCCAAATAAACTCAGCTTAGAACAAGGACTTGATGAGCTTGCTATGCGTTTTAAAAACCAAATGTTAAATCATCTTAAGTTTTATCAAAATAAAATCGATCATTTACAAAATTTAGCCAAAGCGAAATCTTTAGAAAATGCTTTTTTTCTTAGAAAACAAAAGCTTGGTTTTTTACAAAGTCAACTAAAGAGCGTTTTAAATTTAAAATTATTAAATTATGAAAACAAACTTAATAATTTTGAAGAGCTTTTAACTCAGCATAAAAATTTCTTTGATAAAAGTAAAAATTTGATAAATTTACAAAAAGATGGCAAAAATATCTCTCTTGAAAAACTAAAAAAAGGAGATATTATAAAACTTTGCTCAATAAATGAGAGTAAAGAAGCCCAAATACTATAA
- the fliH gene encoding flagellar assembly protein FliH, with protein sequence MAKLTNVISPENISAHVVEGYHFKVMSEMSSNEEQKQEETQTINQAPLAQNTTQQAVENQTVETTPQVPQPQIQPDFVEDLLKKTDEMSGNIIKLQMQIESQEAEFNNRLNTELEHAKEKFTKEGYEQAQKNFESELEALKEKYLKSVEKLENTVQNLNEFLSKNEKELADTAVIIAKEVIAKELEENSSLIALNLAKELMNELKNATKIELKLNPDDFEYVKSHLEQEQSSIKFSLDDAINKGSILILSDAGNIESNLNNRLQKIKNMVNE encoded by the coding sequence ATGGCTAAATTAACTAATGTAATTTCACCTGAAAATATTTCTGCTCATGTAGTTGAAGGATATCATTTTAAAGTTATGAGTGAAATGTCTTCTAATGAAGAGCAAAAACAAGAAGAAACTCAAACTATAAATCAAGCTCCTCTGGCTCAAAATACTACTCAGCAAGCAGTGGAAAATCAAACAGTAGAAACTACCCCACAAGTCCCACAACCACAAATCCAACCTGATTTTGTAGAAGATTTGCTTAAAAAAACTGATGAAATGTCAGGAAATATTATTAAATTACAAATGCAAATAGAAAGCCAAGAGGCTGAATTTAACAATCGCTTAAATACAGAATTAGAACATGCAAAAGAAAAATTTACCAAAGAAGGTTATGAACAAGCTCAAAAAAATTTTGAAAGTGAATTAGAAGCTTTAAAAGAAAAATACTTAAAAAGTGTAGAAAAACTTGAAAATACAGTGCAAAATTTAAATGAGTTTTTATCTAAAAATGAAAAAGAATTAGCCGATACAGCTGTAATTATCGCAAAAGAGGTAATTGCAAAAGAACTTGAGGAAAATTCTTCACTTATAGCCTTAAATTTGGCAAAAGAACTTATGAATGAGCTTAAAAATGCTACTAAGATAGAATTAAAATTAAATCCTGATGATTTTGAATATGTAAAATCACATTTAGAACAAGAGCAAAGTAGTATCAAATTTAGCCTTGATGATGCGATTAATAAGGGGAGTATTTTAATATTAAGTGATGCAGGCAATATAGAATCAAACCTTAATAATCGTTTGCAAAAAATCAAAAATATGGTTAATGAATGA
- a CDS encoding YqaA family protein: MFDFLYNDISYIGLFIVCFLSSTLLPMASEAFVLAFVKLDFNAYMVLFVASLGNTLGSLSTYALAYFGESQILEKYFKGSLRKLEKINANFKKFGSLYAFFTFLPIVGDLFALGLGFAKYSFLKASIFIALGKLSRYAFVIFIANSI; the protein is encoded by the coding sequence ATGTTTGATTTTTTATATAATGATATAAGCTATATAGGGCTTTTTATAGTATGTTTTCTCTCTAGCACACTTTTACCTATGGCAAGTGAAGCTTTTGTGCTTGCTTTTGTGAAATTAGATTTTAATGCTTATATGGTTTTATTTGTTGCAAGTTTGGGGAATACTTTGGGTAGTTTGAGTACTTATGCGTTAGCTTATTTTGGAGAGAGCCAAATTTTAGAAAAATATTTTAAAGGCTCTTTACGTAAATTAGAAAAAATCAATGCAAACTTTAAAAAATTTGGCTCTTTGTATGCTTTTTTTACTTTTTTGCCCATAGTGGGAGATCTTTTTGCGCTAGGGCTTGGATTTGCTAAGTATTCTTTTTTAAAAGCAAGTATTTTTATAGCCTTGGGTAAATTAAGTCGTTATGCTTTTGTAATTTTCATAGCAAATTCCATTTAA